Below is a genomic region from Candidatus Methylomirabilota bacterium.
AAAATCGGGTCCGGGGGAGCCATCCCGAGTGATTCAAACATCCCTTGACCCTCGCGACAGAGCCGTTACTTTCAGAGGCGGCGATGTTCTTCGAGCACGATCAGCTCGCTCTTCAGACTGTGAACTCCGGGAATCGTCCGGGCGATCCGTTCCACCTCCTCACGATCCACGGTCTCTGGGACGACCCCTCGAAGGATCACCTCGCCCTCTCCTGCGACGACATCCACATCCTGGCGGGCCGTCCGGCGGTGGGACTTCAAGGTAGCCCTGACCTTTGTCGCGAGAGCGAGGTCATGAAGCCGCTTGAGCGAGCTGTCGGTTGGTTGAAACTCGGGAGCCTCGATCAATTTCCTCACCTGGGCCACGCCGGTGGCTAAAGAGACGTTGCCGGTATTGATGGTGAGGTCATAGAGGAGCGGATCGGCCCACTCCGCGTCGAAGAACTGCCGGATCCGGCTTGCCACGCCCTTGTCGTAATAGCGGATCCGCTTGTAGGCCTCGGCCTCTTCGATACCAAGTCGCTCCATCACGCGCCGCACCCGGGTGTCCACCGGGGCGCAGACCCGAATTCGGATCGCGTGGTCTACCTCTTTGAGGAGGAGGGTAGACCACCGTCCCATGATAATCACACGCTCGCGCAGCGCAAATTCGTACACCTCGGCGGCGACGAAGGTGTGGTGGCGCCGCGCCGTTTCAGTGAAGACCTCGAAAAATCCCGGTTTCTCCTCGACCGTCTCGACGATTTTTTCTTCCAGCGCGTGGTATTCCCGCGCCGCCTCCCGGATGATGTCCTGCCGAATGAATTCAAATCCGAGTTCTTGTGCAAGCTCCTTCCCGATGAAGGTACCGAGGCTGCCCATCTCTTTGGTCATCGCGATGACTGGCATGGCTCCCCTCGAATTCTTGCAGCTCCTACAAACGCGCGGTCGGCTTTTGCTTAGGTCTTGGCCAATGCGACCCGCCGACGGAAGTGGCGGATTATTGCGCCGACCACGGGGATGGCGTACAGGGCCACGCTGGTCCACATGAGGGCTGCGGCAATCGGATGGGAGAATACACCTCCCTCGAAGCCGAAGAAGATGCTGATGGAGCCGTGAGACATGATGAGGCTCTGGCG
It encodes:
- a CDS encoding cytidylate kinase family protein, which produces MPVIAMTKEMGSLGTFIGKELAQELGFEFIRQDIIREAAREYHALEEKIVETVEEKPGFFEVFTETARRHHTFVAAEVYEFALRERVIIMGRWSTLLLKEVDHAIRIRVCAPVDTRVRRVMERLGIEEAEAYKRIRYYDKGVASRIRQFFDAEWADPLLYDLTINTGNVSLATGVAQVRKLIEAPEFQPTDSSLKRLHDLALATKVRATLKSHRRTARQDVDVVAGEGEVILRGVVPETVDREEVERIARTIPGVHSLKSELIVLEEHRRL